Proteins from one Setaria italica strain Yugu1 chromosome V, Setaria_italica_v2.0, whole genome shotgun sequence genomic window:
- the LOC101776639 gene encoding LOW QUALITY PROTEIN: uncharacterized protein LOC101776639 (The sequence of the model RefSeq protein was modified relative to this genomic sequence to represent the inferred CDS: substituted 1 base at 1 genomic stop codon), translating into MAHPNNEGSSAESHIDDLVSKLPPKEGLVLYKNYWLWPQTAKNIMLLQDIFKPRHDDIILATNPKCGTTWLKALAFTITTRHRYNFHDHPLLTHHPQEVVPFLEIPTNEDLSYVETLPSPRLVSTHMPMSLLPGSIASHGCRIVYICREPKDAFVSLWHFLKRIHGGHAPDLDSMFNRFCEGSLPSGPFWNHCLEYWKESIASPDRILFLKYEDMMSDPVRYVKKLALFLGVPFTGEEEEDGVHEQVVRLCSFEMLSGLEANRAGNLKLRPRPNVVYEKSAFFRRGKVGDWVNYMSEEMGRKLDYIMEEKLKGSGLVLCMEGSATNSHGTGDPLSKLPTREGWSEPLVLYKNYWLRPRFAATIMRLQNTFEPRHDDIVLATNPKCGTTWIKALAFAITNRFRYEFCNHPLLFRHPLEVVPFLEIPRDGDMTYVETLPSPRLLATHMPLSLFPDSLATCGCRIVYVCRDPKDALVSWWHFESKVHRERSVDFEAAVNMFSEGFSNYGPFWEHCLEYWRESIPCPNRILFLKYEDMMSEPVKYVIRLATFLGVPFSIKXEEDGIPEEVVRLCSFDKLSSLDTNQTGDLIRRGNLIVEKSVFFRKGKVGDWVNHMSQEMGRKLDCIVEEKLKGTDLVHLLLLYFLCMLYICHHICMFARINVSYLYVVLFS; encoded by the exons ATGGCTCATCCCAACAACGAGGGAAGCTCAGCCGAGAGCCACATTGATGATCTTGTGTCCAAACTTCCACCAAAAGAAGGCTTGGTGCTCTACAAGAACTATTGGCTGTGGCCACAGACCGCCAAAAACATCATGCTCCTCCAAGACATCTTCAAGCCTCGCCACGACGATATCATCCTCGCCACAAACCCCAAGTGTGGCACCACATGGCTCAAGGCACTTGCCTTCACTATCACCACCCGCCACCGTTACAACTTCCATGACCACCCGCTCCTCACCCATCATCCACAGGAGGTAGTGCCTTTCCTGGAAATTCCTACAAATGAGGACCTAAGCTATGTTGAGACGCTTCCCTCCCCGAGGCTTGTGTCTACCCACATGCCCATGTCACTTCTTCCTGGATCCATAGCTAGCCATGGTTGTCGTATTGTTTATATTTGCCGAGAGCCCAAGGATGCCTTTGTGTCATTGTGGCATTTCTTGAAAAGGATACATGGAGGACATGCTCCTGACTTGGACTCCATGTTCAATAGGTTTTGCGAGGGTTCTTTGCCCAGTGGGCCCTTTTGGAACCATTGTCTCGAGTACTGGAAAGAAAGCATCGCGAGCCCTGATAGGATTCTGTTCCTGAAATATGAAGACATGATGTCAGATCCTGTGAGGTATGTCAAGAAACTTGCATTGTTCCTCGGTGTCCCATTCAccggcgaggaagaagaggatggtgTTCATGAGCAGGTGGTAAGGTTGTGCAGCTTTGAGATGCTTAGTGGCTTGGAGGCTAATAGGGCCGGAAACTTGAAGCTCCGTCCAAGACCCAATGTGGTCTACGAGAAATCAGCCTTCTTCAGGAGAGGCAAGGTAGGTGATTGGGTAAATTATATGAGTGAAGAGATGGGGAGAAAGTTGGATTACATCATGGAAGAGAAGCTCAAGGGATCCGGCCTTGTGTTAT GCATGGAGGGAAGCGCCACAAATAGCCACGGTACTGGTGATCCTCTATCCAAACTTCCAACGAGGGAGGGGTGGTCGGAGCCATTGGTGCTCTACAAGAACTACTGGCTCCGTCCACGTTTCGCTGCAACCATCATGCGCCTCCAGAACACCTTCGAACCTCGCCACGACGACATCGTTCTCGCAACGAACCCCAAGTGTGGCACCACGTGGATCAAGGCGCTCGCCTTCGCAATCACCAATCGCTTCCGGTATGAGTTTTGCAATCACCCTCTTCTCTTCCGTCATCCCCTGGAGGTGGTGCCATTCCTCGAGATCCCTCGAGATGGTGACATGACCTACGTAGAGACACTCCCATCTCCAAGGCTTCTTGCCACCCATATGCCCCTCTCGTTGTTCCCAGATTCCTTAGCTACTTGTGGTTGTCGTATTGTGTACGTTTGTCGAGATCCAAAGGACGCCCTTGTGTCCTGGTGGCACTTCGAGAGTAAGGTCCATAGGGAACGTAGTGTTGACTTTGAGGCTGCTGTCAACATGTTTTCCGAAGGTTTCTCAAACTACGGACCTTTTTGGGAGCATTGCCTCGAGTACTGGAGGGAGAGCATCCCATGCCCTAACAGGATTCTTTTTCTCAAGTACGAAGATATGATGTCAGAGCCAGTGAAGTATGTCATCAGACTTGCAACATTTCTCGGTGTCCCTTTCAGTATCAAgtaagaagaagatgggataccTGAGGAGGTGGTGAGGTTGTGCAGCTTTGATAAGCTTAGCAGCTTGGACACCAACCAGACAGGTGACCTCATCCGGCGTGGCAACCTAATTGTTGAGAAGTCCGTGTTCTTCAGGAAAGGGAAGGTGGGGGATTGGGTGAATCACATGAGCCAAGAGATGGGGAGAAAGCTAGATTGCATTGTGGAAGAGAAACTGAAGGGAACTGACCTTGTGCATCTCCTTTTGCTTTATTTTCTTTGTATGCTTTATATttgccatcatatttgcatGTTTGCAAGAATAAACGTGTCATATTTGTATGTTGTACTTTTCTCTTAA
- the LOC101777066 gene encoding cytosolic sulfotransferase 18 gives MAQAMEGSATNSHGTDDPLSKLPTREGWSEPLVLYKNYWLRPRFAATIMRLQNTFEARHDDIVLATNPKCGTTWIKALAFAITNRSRYEFGNHPLLFRHPQEVVPFLEIPRDGDMTYVETLPSPRLLATHMPLSLFPNFLATCGCRIVYVCRDPKDAFVSRWHFEKKLHREHSIDFEAAFNMFSEGFSPYGPFWEHCLEYWRESIACPNKILFLKYEDMMSEPVKHVIRLATFLGVPFSIKEEEDGIPEEVVRLCSFDKLSSLDINQTGDMVRRGNIIVEKSVFFRKGKVGDWVNHMSQEMGRKLDCIVEEKLKGTGFVL, from the coding sequence ATGGCACAAGCCATGGAGGGAAGCGCCACAAATAGCCACGGCACTGATGATCCTCTATCCAAACTTCCAACGAGGGAGGGGTGGTCGGAGCCATTGGTGCTCTACAAGAACTACTGGCTCCGTCCACGTTTCGCTGCAACCATCATGCGCCTCCAGAACACCTTCGAAGCTCGCCACGACGACATCGTTCTCGCAACGAACCCCAAGTGTGGCACCACGTGGATCAAGGCTCTCGCCTTCGCAATCACCAATCGCTCCCGGTATGAGTTTGGCAATCACCCTCTTCTCTTCCGTCATCCCCAGGAGGTGGTGCCATTCCTCGAGATCCCTCGAGATGGTGACATGACCTATGTAGAGACACTCCCATCTCCAAGGCTTCTTGCTACCCATATGCCCCTCTCGTTGTTCCCAAATTTCTTAGCTACTTGTGGTTGTCGTATTGTGTACGTTTGTCGAGATCCAAAGGACGCCTTTGTGTCCCGGTGGCACTTCGAGAAAAAGCTTCATAGGGAACATAGCATCGACTTTGAGGCTGCTTTCAACATGTTTTCCGAAGGTTTCTCACCCTACGGACCTTTTTGGGAGCATTGCCTTGAGTACTGGAGGGAGAGCATCGCATGCCCTAACAAAATTCTTTTTCTCAAGTATGAAGATATGATGTCAGAACCAGTGAAGCATGTCATCAGACTTGCAACATTCCTCGGTGTCCCTTTCAGtatcaaggaagaagaagacgggATACCTGAGGAGGTGGTGCGGTTGTGCAGCTTTGATAAGCTTAGCAGCTTGGACATCAACCAGACAGGTGACATGGTCCGGCGTGGCAACATAATTGTTGAGAAGTCAGTGTTCTTCAGGAAAGGGAAGGTGGGGGATTGGGTGAATCACATGAGCCAAGAGATGGGGAGAAAGCTAGATTGCATCGTGGAAGAGAAACTGAAGGGAACTGGCTTTGTGCTCTAA